One segment of Gammaproteobacteria bacterium DNA contains the following:
- a CDS encoding glycosyltransferase family 1 protein gives MATQPHIDVLHRRLRIGIITETYPPEINGVALTIARWIDGLRQRGHIVQLIRVRQSRGDPLPLVDALEILPLPGFRIPGYPQLQGGWPATRTLLTHWRRNRPDLIHIATEGPLGYSALRAAQRLAIPISTSFHTHFQSYSRHYHLGWLAKPIMGYLRHFHNRGVQTLVPTAELAAQLQASGFLHTQVLARGVNTRLFSPERRSSELRAAWGARPDTLVALYVGRLAAEKNLKLAISAFQAIERVQPNARLALVGDGPLMSDLRAGHPGFIYCGMRQGEDLATHYASADLFLFPSLTETFGNVILEALASGLPVVAFDYAAAHTHVESERAGRLAPFGDAQAFIAAAAALAKDFPALQGMGQAARQAVRQLDNEQVYDRLETLFLNVANGESPCPIPC, from the coding sequence ATGGCTACCCAACCTCACATTGATGTTCTTCATCGCCGATTGCGCATCGGCATTATCACCGAAACTTATCCGCCCGAGATCAACGGCGTCGCGCTGACCATTGCGCGCTGGATCGATGGGCTGCGCCAGCGTGGCCATATCGTGCAATTGATCCGGGTTCGTCAGAGCAGGGGCGATCCATTGCCTCTGGTCGATGCGCTGGAAATCCTGCCGCTCCCTGGCTTCCGCATCCCTGGTTATCCCCAGTTACAGGGGGGCTGGCCAGCGACCCGGACCCTGCTGACGCACTGGCGGCGGAACCGTCCCGACCTCATTCATATCGCGACCGAAGGCCCGCTTGGCTATTCCGCCCTGCGCGCAGCGCAACGCCTAGCGATTCCGATTTCAACCAGTTTCCATACCCATTTTCAGAGCTACAGCCGTCACTATCACCTCGGCTGGCTGGCAAAACCCATCATGGGTTATCTGCGCCATTTCCATAATCGGGGCGTGCAAACCCTGGTTCCCACGGCGGAACTGGCGGCGCAACTGCAAGCCAGCGGCTTTCTTCACACCCAGGTGCTGGCGCGGGGCGTGAATACCCGGTTGTTTTCGCCCGAACGCCGGAGTTCAGAATTGCGCGCGGCCTGGGGCGCCAGACCGGATACGCTAGTTGCGCTGTACGTCGGTCGCCTGGCGGCAGAGAAGAATCTGAAACTGGCCATCAGCGCTTTTCAGGCTATCGAGCGCGTTCAACCGAATGCCCGGTTGGCGCTGGTCGGCGATGGCCCGCTCATGTCCGATTTGCGCGCTGGCCATCCCGGATTCATCTACTGCGGGATGCGTCAGGGAGAAGATCTGGCGACTCACTATGCCTCTGCCGATCTGTTCCTGTTCCCCAGCCTTACCGAGACCTTTGGGAACGTCATTCTGGAGGCGCTGGCCAGCGGGTTGCCGGTCGTAGCGTTTGACTACGCCGCCGCCCACACCCATGTCGAGTCCGAGCGCGCTGGTCGGCTCGCGCCCTTTGGCGATGCTCAGGCGTTCATCGCCGCTGCCGCCGCTCTGGCCAAGGACTTTCCTGCCCTCCAAGGTATGGGGCAGGCTGCGCGCCAGGCAGTCCGGCAACTCGACAACGAGCAGGTTTACGATCGCCTGGAGACCCTGTTTTTGAACGTCGCGAATGGAGAATCCCCATGTCCGATTCCCTGTTGA
- a CDS encoding N-acetyl-gamma-glutamyl-phosphate reductase, with product MIKAGIVGGTGYTGVELLRLLAAHPDVELSVITSRGEKGVQVSQMFPNLRGRVELAFVEPDDAVLKGCDVVFFATPNGTAMKSVPALLEAGVKVIDLAADFRLRDAAEWEKWYGMPHACPDLLREAVYGLPEVNRELIRSARLAANPGCYPTAVQLGFLPLLEADVVDSHSLIADVKSGVSGAGRKAEVGILLCEAGDNFKAYNVPAHRHLPEIRQGLTAVAGTPVELVFTPHLVPMIRGIHATLYATLKNSDVDLQALFEQRYASEPFVDVLPEKSHPETRSVRGSNQCRLAVHRPHNGKTVVVLSVIDNLVKGAAGQAVQNMNLMFGLPESAGLEEIALLP from the coding sequence ATGATCAAGGCAGGCATTGTTGGGGGAACCGGTTATACCGGTGTGGAATTGCTGCGGTTGCTGGCGGCGCATCCGGATGTGGAATTATCCGTCATCACTTCGCGCGGCGAAAAAGGCGTCCAGGTCAGCCAGATGTTTCCCAATCTTCGAGGCCGGGTGGAGCTGGCGTTTGTTGAACCTGACGATGCCGTGCTGAAGGGTTGCGATGTGGTGTTTTTCGCCACACCCAACGGCACAGCAATGAAAAGCGTCCCGGCGTTGCTTGAGGCCGGCGTCAAGGTGATCGATCTGGCGGCTGATTTTCGTCTGCGAGATGCTGCGGAATGGGAGAAATGGTACGGGATGCCGCATGCTTGCCCGGACTTGCTACGGGAAGCGGTTTACGGCTTGCCCGAAGTAAACCGCGAGTTAATCCGCAGCGCTCGTCTGGCGGCTAATCCCGGATGCTATCCGACCGCGGTGCAATTAGGTTTTTTGCCGTTGCTGGAAGCCGACGTTGTGGACTCCCACTCGTTGATCGCCGACGTTAAATCCGGAGTCAGCGGCGCAGGACGGAAGGCTGAAGTGGGCATCCTGCTGTGTGAAGCTGGCGACAATTTCAAAGCCTACAATGTGCCCGCTCATCGTCATCTGCCGGAAATTCGCCAGGGATTGACCGCCGTAGCTGGGACTCCAGTGGAACTGGTTTTTACGCCGCATTTGGTTCCGATGATTCGCGGTATTCACGCCACGCTTTACGCTACGCTGAAAAATTCGGATGTGGATTTGCAGGCGCTCTTCGAGCAGCGCTACGCCTCGGAACCCTTTGTCGATGTTTTGCCGGAAAAATCGCATCCTGAAACCCGGAGCGTGCGTGGGTCGAACCAGTGCCGGTTGGCCGTGCATCGTCCACACAATGGCAAAACGGTGGTGGTGCTATCGGTGATCGATAATCTGGTCAAGGGCGCGGCGGGTCAGGCGGTGCAGAATATGAATCTGATGTTTGGGCTACCGGAGAGCGCTGGCTTGGAGGAAATTGCGTTGTTGCCGTGA
- a CDS encoding 1-acyl-sn-glycerol-3-phosphate acyltransferase has protein sequence MASFPLASKSKPPVTTHSPNAHTSESNQHSPQLRAHPRALDANCRWKPGLVRAGRRSVRTPLLILHILAGVLIAAALGPGRRHYVSTRPLVWWSRGLCRILGVRLRVQGTPHPAATLFVANHLSWLDIFCIAAVCPTHFLAKQEVAHWPLFGWLCQRAGTAFIRRGGDHGASEALERLVWRLRKGERILVFPEGTSTTGESVRRFFPRLFQAAILARCPVQAIALRYPHSEGVHPIIPFVGDAALLPHLWQLLGESGIVAELYFGTVHSAPHTSRDALARLTHTEISQRIAA, from the coding sequence ATGGCCTCATTTCCGCTCGCTTCCAAGTCAAAACCGCCGGTCACCACGCACTCCCCTAACGCGCATACGAGCGAGAGCAATCAGCATTCACCCCAGCTGCGCGCACATCCGCGGGCGCTGGACGCTAACTGTCGCTGGAAACCCGGTCTAGTCCGCGCCGGGCGGCGCAGTGTGCGGACCCCCTTGCTCATTCTGCACATTCTGGCCGGTGTATTGATTGCCGCCGCTCTAGGACCGGGGCGGCGGCATTATGTCTCAACACGGCCGCTGGTCTGGTGGAGCCGGGGCCTGTGCCGGATTCTGGGTGTGCGCCTGCGAGTGCAGGGGACGCCCCATCCTGCTGCAACGCTGTTTGTCGCCAATCATTTATCTTGGCTGGACATCTTCTGCATCGCGGCAGTCTGCCCGACGCACTTTCTGGCCAAGCAGGAAGTAGCGCATTGGCCGCTCTTTGGCTGGCTATGCCAAAGGGCGGGAACCGCTTTCATCCGCCGGGGCGGCGACCATGGCGCGAGTGAAGCGCTGGAGCGGTTGGTTTGGCGTCTGCGAAAGGGTGAGCGGATATTGGTGTTCCCGGAAGGCACCTCAACCACCGGCGAGAGCGTAAGACGCTTTTTCCCTCGTCTATTCCAGGCAGCGATTCTGGCGCGCTGTCCCGTGCAGGCCATCGCGTTGCGCTATCCTCATTCCGAGGGCGTCCATCCCATCATACCCTTCGTGGGCGACGCCGCCCTGCTGCCGCATCTGTGGCAATTGCTCGGCGAATCAGGCATCGTTGCCGAGCTGTATTTTGGAACGGTCCATTCCGCGCCACATACCTCCCGCGATGCGCTGGCCCGGCTGACCCATACCGAAATCAGCCAGCGGATCGCAGCATAA
- a CDS encoding GNAT family N-acetyltransferase: MEVAFLSTESLVATQYARDFPAAVLLPPVEERSIRVEFAQSREDIEATQRLRYTVFAEEMGARLHNRIPGLDHDRFDRYCQHLVVRDALGEVVGCTRILTAPAAQRAGGFYSQTEFDLAPVLALPGRFMEIGRTCVRADHRNGTTISALWSGLAAFISNHRIDYLIGCASIPLGEQGLEAQALYLELAQRHLVADSLRVTPHLPLPRRDGLAPRKCAVPPLLKAYLRLGARIGGEPCLDPDFQVADVFILLSTQRIERRYARHFLERDQ, encoded by the coding sequence ATGGAGGTCGCCTTCTTGAGTACCGAATCACTTGTCGCTACCCAATACGCCCGTGATTTCCCTGCTGCGGTTCTGTTGCCTCCGGTTGAAGAACGGTCGATCCGGGTGGAATTCGCTCAATCCCGTGAAGATATCGAGGCGACCCAGCGGTTGCGTTATACGGTTTTCGCCGAGGAAATGGGCGCACGGTTGCATAACCGGATTCCCGGACTCGACCATGATCGCTTCGATCGCTATTGCCAACATCTGGTTGTTCGTGATGCGCTGGGTGAGGTGGTGGGCTGCACCCGCATTCTCACCGCGCCGGCAGCGCAACGCGCCGGCGGCTTCTACTCGCAAACCGAATTTGATCTGGCCCCGGTGCTCGCCTTGCCTGGACGGTTCATGGAAATTGGCCGCACCTGCGTCCGCGCCGACCATCGTAACGGTACGACGATTAGCGCTCTCTGGTCAGGGCTGGCGGCGTTTATCAGCAACCATCGGATCGACTATCTGATCGGTTGCGCAAGTATTCCTCTGGGTGAGCAGGGTTTGGAGGCGCAGGCCCTGTATCTGGAACTGGCGCAACGCCATCTGGTTGCCGATTCGTTACGGGTCACGCCGCATTTGCCGCTGCCTCGCCGCGATGGATTGGCGCCCCGCAAGTGCGCCGTGCCGCCGTTATTGAAAGCCTACTTGCGCCTCGGCGCTCGGATCGGGGGGGAACCCTGCCTCGATCCCGACTTCCAGGTCGCCGACGTGTTCATCCTGCTGTCCACGCAGCGCATCGAACGGCGCTATGCCCGGCATTTCCTGGAACGCGATCAGTGA
- a CDS encoding phosphatase PAP2 family protein, with product MSDSLLSPIIERPAPSWSRLTEKELGWCLRFQQRIDQRALVRLFAVVSRLGDGVFWYVLMVALLLSEGWPATPVVGHMLLVGGMGLALYKWLKARTTRPRPCARHECIQSRVEPLDEYSFPSGHTLHAVAFTLVAWHYYPSLAWLLLPFTMLVALSRLVLGLHYPSDVLAGALIGAILAWLTIQSPFMQI from the coding sequence ATGTCCGATTCCCTGTTGAGTCCCATCATCGAACGACCCGCTCCTTCTTGGTCGCGTTTGACGGAGAAGGAACTGGGTTGGTGCCTGCGCTTTCAACAGCGCATCGATCAACGCGCCCTGGTGCGCCTGTTTGCGGTGGTCAGCCGGCTGGGCGATGGAGTGTTCTGGTACGTCCTGATGGTTGCGTTGCTGCTCAGCGAGGGCTGGCCGGCAACGCCCGTGGTAGGCCACATGCTGCTGGTGGGCGGGATGGGCCTCGCATTGTACAAATGGCTGAAGGCGCGCACTACCCGCCCCCGGCCCTGCGCTCGCCATGAATGCATTCAATCCCGGGTTGAGCCACTCGATGAATACAGTTTTCCGTCTGGTCATACCCTGCACGCCGTGGCCTTTACCCTGGTCGCCTGGCACTACTATCCGTCATTGGCCTGGCTGCTCCTGCCCTTCACCATGCTGGTCGCGTTGTCGCGGCTTGTACTGGGCCTGCACTATCCCAGCGATGTGCTGGCGGGCGCATTGATCGGAGCAATCCTTGCGTGGCTGACCATCCAGTCGCCGTTCATGCAGATTTAA